A DNA window from Impatiens glandulifera chromosome 7, dImpGla2.1, whole genome shotgun sequence contains the following coding sequences:
- the LOC124944407 gene encoding glycine-rich protein 3-like isoform X2: MNSKAVVLIGLLAIFLLAFVSHAATKDLAETQDQYGGGGNNNGGGWGGGGNNNGGRWGGGGNNNGGRWGGGGNNNGGGWGRGGNNNGGGRGGGCRYGCCNRGLRSCNRCCSYLGEAVQADVGGAKP; the protein is encoded by the exons ATGAATTCCAAAGCAGTTGTTTTGATCGGCCTTTTGGCTATCTTCCTCCTAGCCTTTGTTTCTCATGCAGCCACCAAAGATTTGGCTGAAA CCCAGGATCAGTACGGAGGAGGAGGGAATAATAATGGCGGCGGTTGGGGAGGAGGAGGAAATAATAATGGCGGCCGTTGGGGAGGAGGAGGAAATAATAATGGCGGCCGTTGGGGAGGAGGAGGAAATAATAATGGCGGCGGTTGGGGAAGAGGAGGAAATAATAATGGCGGCGGTCGCGGTGGAGGATGTCGGTACGGGTGTTGCAACAGAGGTTTACGTAGTTGTAACAGGTGTTGCTCTTACCTAGGAGAGGCGGTACAAGCTGATGTTGGTGGAGCCAAGCCTTGA
- the LOC124944407 gene encoding glycine-rich protein 3-like isoform X1 gives MNSKAVVLIGLLAIFLLAFVSHAATKDLAETQDQYGGGGAAQDQYGGGGNNNGGGWGGGGNNNGGRWGGGGNNNGGRWGGGGNNNGGGWGRGGNNNGGGRGGGCRYGCCNRGLRSCNRCCSYLGEAVQADVGGAKP, from the exons ATGAATTCCAAAGCAGTTGTTTTGATCGGCCTTTTGGCTATCTTCCTCCTAGCCTTTGTTTCTCATGCAGCCACCAAAGATTTGGCTGAAA CCCAGGATCAGTACGGAGGAGGAGGTGCAGCCCAGGATCAGTACGGAGGAGGAGGGAATAATAATGGCGGCGGTTGGGGAGGAGGAGGAAATAATAATGGCGGCCGTTGGGGAGGAGGAGGAAATAATAATGGCGGCCGTTGGGGAGGAGGAGGAAATAATAATGGCGGCGGTTGGGGAAGAGGAGGAAATAATAATGGCGGCGGTCGCGGTGGAGGATGTCGGTACGGGTGTTGCAACAGAGGTTTACGTAGTTGTAACAGGTGTTGCTCTTACCTAGGAGAGGCGGTACAAGCTGATGTTGGTGGAGCCAAGCCTTGA